GGGGTTTCTTTCTGCTTCACGGTGGGGGAGTAACTTATCCCAGCTAGTTACCCCCGTCTACGGTAGTTCAACACTCTCGACGTAATTACGGTCAGCGGTTGATCCAGCATTCATAATAATTATTAAAGATGTCGCCCAACATTGGTCGGTGGGAAGATGGTTGGCTCTCGCTTCAGGTCACTGCTCCTCAAGCTCGGCGTTCCTGAGGACAGGCTGGCCGTTCTTGATGGTAAGGGTGGGATTGTGGAGGGCGAATTCGAAGGTATCAGATACGTTCGCTTTCGAGATTCCGCCAAGGGTTTTCGGCGCGGAACGGTTGTCTTTGAGAACGGCGATGTCGTCCTTGGATTCCCTCACATTAAACGCATAGTCCAGCTTGAGAACGTAATAAGGAGAGTCTTTAAGAACAGGGCATTCTACGTTGAGGAGAAGGTGGACGGCTACAACGTCCGCGTCGTGAGTGTGAGGGACAGGGTTCTTGCCCTCACAAGGGGCGGCTTTATCTGTCCCTTCACGACGGAGAGGATACTGGACTTCATAAACGAGGAGTTCTTCAGGGACTACCCCAACCTCGTCCTGGCGGGGGAGATGGCCGGGCCTGAAAGCCCGTACATCGTTGAAGGGCCGCCCTACGTGAAAGAAGACATAGGGTTCTTCCTCTTTGACATCCAGGAGAAGGGAACGGGAAGGAGCCTCCCTGTGGAGGAGAGGCTTAAGCTTGCCGAGGAGTACGGCATTCGTCACGTTGAAACTTTTGGCCTCTACGACCGCTCGAAGATTGGGGGGCTGCATGAGTTAATCGAAAGGCTGGGCAGGGAGAGGAGAGAGGGCATCGTCATGAAAACGCCAGACATGAGGAGAATCGCGAAATACGTAACGCCCTACGCCAACATCAACGACGTCAGGATAGGCTCGCACGTATTCTTCGACCTGCCCCACGGCTACTTCATGGGGCGGATTAAGCGCCTCGCGTTCTATCTGGCCGAAAAGCACATCAAGGGCAAGGAGTTCGACGAGTACGCGAAGGCCCTCGGAAAGGCCCTCCTCCGGCCGTTCGTTGAGAGCATCCACGAGGTTGCTAACGGCGGCGAGGTCGAGGAGGTATTCACGGTCAGGGTGAAGAGCATAAGCACTGCCCACAGGATGATGACCCACTTCGAGAGGCTCGGCGTGAAGATCCACATCGAGGACATCGAGGATTTGAGAAACGGCTACTGGAGGATAACCTTCAAGAGGGTCTATCCGGACGCCACACGCGAGATGAGAGAGCTTTGGAACGGCAGGGCGTTCGTGGATTGAAGCGGTAGGTTTCATGAAAATTATCCTGCTAATTTGGGTGGATAAGTAAAATAGAGAAGCTCTAACTTGCACACCCACAAGTTACTCGCACCCCTGCAAGTTAAAGCTCCCTGAAGACCTTCGCCAACACGGGGTCGGGGATGTGGTAGCTTCCCTTCTTCTTTTCCACGTAGCCTGCTTTGACGAGGTTCTCAAGCAAAGCTGAAAAGTTCGAGTCGTTTACGGGGCCGAGCTTTAAGGAAAGGTAGTCTCTAATGTCCTTCCAGCGGGAATAGTTCAACGCTATCGCCTTCAGTATGAAGCGGTAGCGGGGACTGTAGTTGAAGAGCTTCGACAGCTCGTTTCCGGCTATGGCTTTAGCCTCCCTGAGAACTTCCTCAATAGCTTTATGATGTCTGAGTTTCCTCGTAACGCGGATGTACCCGTAGAGGGAGAGCCAGCCGGGGATACCGTCGAGCTCTTCAACGGCCCCTTCGATTTCCCGTTCCATAACTTTAAACTCTGTCTCTTCGAAGCCCGTTCTCAGGAATTCTCTGCTCAGCTTCGGATTAAAACGCTCAAGGGATATGTCGTGGTGGTATCTGCCGAAGAGCGGCGCTTCAGGATCGTTAAACTTCAAGAAGTCGAAGAGAAGACCCACCTCTGAGCCGGTGAGAATGAATGTCAGGTTTTTGAGGTTGTCAATGGCGTAAGCCAAAATCCCGTCGTACCTCGTGGCCCCCCCAAAGCGCAGGTACTGAGCCTCGTCGAAGGCAATAATTACTCTTCCGGCTTTTCCGCCGTATTCATTGAGCGCCTCCAAGAGCTCCGTTATCGAGAAGTCCTTTGAGGTTATCTCCAGTCTGAGCCCGGAAACGCTTACCCCCCTGACCCTCTCAAGGAAGAGCTTTGCCTCCTCGACCAGCTTTTTCCTTCCGCTCATTCCTGAGAGGAGCATTTTCCCGATTACGTACCTGTTGACGGATGAGAACTCGGAGTAGGTTTTTCTCACGTCGACTTTTATTGAAGGGTAGGTGAGCTCGTTGAGTGCAACGTTGAGGAGTGAGCTCTTTCCGAGCCTCCTGAGGCCGAGAAGGAGGATTAGCCTTTCTCCTCTCCCCACTGCCTCCTTAAGCTCCCTGAGTTCCCTTTCCCTATCAAAGAGTTCTTCCCTCTTCGTCTTTGGGTACGGTGAAAACAGCATTAACTTGCACCCCCACAAGTTACTTGCACCCCTGCAAGTTAAAAGGCTTTCCCCGAAACTTTTCTAGCGAAAAGTTTCATCAAAGTTTGTGATTCCTTTATGAGTGCTCTTTTGAAGTGTTTGCGTTTCTGAAATTCCTTTTGGAGCTTTAGAATTCTCTAATTGGGGAACGTTTGTTTTTGGGTTTACGTTTTTTTCGCGCTCCGGAGAAGCGCTTTTCGGGGGATAACCCTGTTTTGTGGGCTTTTAGAAGTAAATTTCAACAGGGGAGAGGGTCTTTTACTGTGCAAACGCTCTCAAACAAAATCGCACTTAGGAAAAGAATCACGAGTCTTGGTCAAACTCAACGGGACTATCATCCCGTGCGTTGAAGCTCCACTTCAACGTCGCAAAGGCGAACAAGCTTTTAGAAAAAGCTTGATCAAAAGAGCTCCTTTCTTCTAAATTGACAGGGAATAAAAGTGTGCACTACTAAAGCAGCACCTTTAAACTAGGGTTTAATCCCTAAAACGAGTCATTGAAGAGGTTTCACATCTTTTTTGGCGTCTTTTGGACGCCTTGTAGGGGTGAAACACTGAAAAACTGCCAACTTAAGAGTAAACACTTGAAAAACAAGCAATTTTAGAATTGCACGTGATTTTTCCGCCAGCGCTTTGCGAAGCAAAGGGCTGATTGCAAAAAATTTGTACACCTTCAAACCCAAAAAAGGGTGGAAGGGTTCGAAAGCCTTTTAAATAGTCTCCATAGACCTTCCTCCAGCGTTGGAGTATTCAGAGCGAAGGATGACAGGAAAATGGGCTGGCACATCTTTATTCCGGATTCGCTCCTTGAAGAGAGTGATGATCCGAAAATTCGGACGTACAAGGTTGGTCAGGTAGCAAGAGCAGCGGCGATCTTCGGCGTCGAGCACATCTGGATTTACGGGGCCGGCGGCAGGGACGGCAGGTTCATAAAAACCATCCTCGAATACGCTGAAACACCCCAGTACCTCAGGAAGAGGCTATTTCCGCTGATACCGGAGTTGAGGTACGTTGGCGTCATCCCGCCCTTGAGGACCCCCCACCATAAGCTCAAGCGAAAGCCCAGAGTTGGGGAGATCCGTGAGGGCTTCGCCTTCAGGAAGGGACGAAGGATTTACGCCGACATTGGACTTGATGACCTTGCGATGGTTGAAGGAGTCATTGAAGGGCGTGCAACGTTCGAGATCATCTCAACAAGGCCCCTCAAAGTGATACCGACAAAACCAGAGGAGTACTGGGGGTACCGGGTTCACCTCACCGGTAGCCCTCTAGCAAAAACACTTAAAAAGGCAAGGCTTGACCTGGCAGTTGCAACCTCCAGGAAGGGGCAAGACATTCGGGAGGTGAGGCTTCCCTCACTTAAGAGGGAGGTCGGATTGGTCTTTGGCTCGCCGAGGAGGGGCGTGATGGAGCTCCTCGGTGGGGAGGATTATAACTTTGATCTAATCCTCAACACAGTTCCAAATCAGCGGACAGCCACCGTCCGCACCGAGGAGGCCATCTTGGCCACACTCGCGGTGTTTAATTTCATAGGGAGGGATTGAGATGGGAAAGATACACAGACCAAGGAGAGGTTCACTGGCTTACTCGCCCAGAAAGCGGGCTAGGAGTGTAGTCCCAAGAATCAAAACATGGCCGGAGGAGAGTGAGGTTAGACTGCTTGGCTTCGCAGGATACAAGGCGGGGATGACCCACATCCTCATGATAGACGACAGGCCGGGGCTTACCAGGGGCAAGGAAATCGTTATGCCTGTTACTATCGTGGAAGTCCCGCCGCTCTTCGTCTACGGTATCAGGGCATACAGACAGGGGTACCTTGGACTGGAGACCGTCACTGAGGTATGGGCACTCAACCTCAGCGATGACCTGAAGAGAAGGATAAAAACACTCCCTAAGAACTACAACGAGGAAACGTTCCGTGCAAAGCTTGGGGAGCTTGAGGATCTCGTTAGGAATGGAGAGATCGTTGAGGTCAGGGCCCTCGTCCACACCCAGCCGAGACTCATCAAACTCAAGAAGAAGCCCGAGGTCATGGAATACGCGGTTGGCGGAGACGATGTTGCCGCCAAGTTTGACTACCTCAAGGGGATCGTTGGCAGGGAGGTCCGTGCGGGGGATGTCCTTCACGAGGGCGAGCTCCTCGACGTCATCGCGGTAACCAAGGGCAAGGGAACTCAGGGCCCGGTCAAGAGATGGGGAGTTAAGATACAGTTTCACAAGGCCCAGCGTGCAGGTAAGGCTAGGCATATAGGCAACCTCGGTCCGTGGCATCCGACCAGGGTCATGTGGACGGTTCCGCTTGCGGGACAGATGGGTTTCCACCACAGAACCGAGTTCAACAAGAGACTCATAGCGATAGGCGAGAACGGAACCCTTGAGCTCAACGGCAACAAAGTTGAGGTGACTCCAAAGGGAGGCTTCCCTCACTACGGTCTCATAAGAAGCGACTTCCTGATGATCCAGGGCACGGTCCCGGGTGCTTTTAAGAGAATCGTCCGGGTCAGACCGGCCATCAGGGCTCCGAAGAAGAGACCTCCCCTTGAGAGACCACAGATAACGTACATCAGTAGAGAATCCAAGCAGTGAGGTGAGATAGATGAAAGTTAAGGTATTTTCACTTGAAGGCGAGCCCGTTGAGGAGATAGAGCTTCCAAAGGTCTTTGCCACCCCCTTCAGGCCCGACCTCATCAGGAGGGCTGTCATTGCCTCATGGACGCACAGGATACAGCCGCAGGGCAGGGACCCGCAGGCCGGTAAGAGACGCGTCACCGAGAACATTGGAAAGGGCCATGGGATGGCGAGGGTTGAGAGGATAAAGACCTCTCCGAGGTTCGCTGCGTTCGTCCCCTTTGCGGTTGGTGGAAGAAGGACCCACCCACCAAAGGTCGAGAAGGTTATCTGGGAGGGCATTAACAAGAAGGAGAAGAGACTCGCTGTAATGAGCGCGATAGCCGCCACCGCAAACTATGACCTCGTCAGGGCTAGGGGGCACATGGTCGACAACGTCCCGCAGGTTCCGCTAGTCGTCACCGACGACCTCGAGAAGGTCTTCAAGACCGCCCAAACTAGGGAGATATTCAAGAAGCTCGGCGTCTGGGACGACATTGAGAGGGCCAAAAAGAACACCAAGATAAGGGCAGGTAAGGGCAAGATGCGCGGAAGGCGCTACAAGAAGGCCAAGGGGCCGCTCGTCGTCGTTGCCAAAAACGAGGGAATCGTCCAGGGAGCTAGGAACCACCCGGGCGTTGACGTTATCACAGTGGAGAACCTCGGCGTTGAACTGCTCGCTCCGGGTACCCACCCCGGAAGGCTTACCATATGGACAAAGGGTGCGATAGAAAAGCTTAGGGAGATTTACGGGTGATGAGAGATGGATCCGTACAGGGTTATCGTTAGGCCGCTCGTCACGGAGAAGGCCGTTTCAATGATAGAACGAGAGAACAAGCTCACCTTCATAGTGAACAGGAGGGCCACAAGGGCCGACATCAAGAGGGCCGTGGAAGAGATGTTCGAGGTTAAAGTGGAGAAGGTCAACGTCCTCCTCACCATGAAGGGCGAAAAGAAGGCTTACGTGAAACTCAAGCCGGAATACGACGCTAGTGAGATAGCCGCAAGGATAGGATTGTTCTGATGGGGTGAGTGAGATGGGAAAGAGTCTGATTCAACAGAGGAGAGGTAAGGGAACGAGCACCTTTAGGGCGCCCTCCCACAGGTACAGGGGAGCGGTTAAGTACGTTCCGCTTAACCTGACGAAGGAGCAGACCCTTGTTGGTGAAGTCGTAGAGATACTCCACGACCCCGGAAGGACCGCACCGGTTGCCAGGGTGAAGTTTACGAACGGCATGGAGAAGCTCATCATAGCTCCAGAAGGGCTCCTCGTTGGTGAGGAGATAGCGGCCGGGCCGAACGCTCCGATAAAAATGGGCAACTCCCTTCCGCTCGCAATGATACCTGAGGGAAGCTACGTTTACGACATAGAGGGGAGCCCCGGTGATGGTGGCAAGTACGTCCGTGCGGGTGGAACTTACGCACTCATCGTCAGCAGGGAGAAGGACAAGGTCATAGTCCAGCTTCCGAGTGGTGAGCTCAGGCAGTTCAACCCTGCCTGCAGGGCAACCATAGGTGTGGTCGCTGGCGGTGGAAGACTTGAGAAGCCCATAGTTAAGGCAGGAAAGGCTTACTACATCATGAAGGCGAGGAACAGGTTCTGGCCAAAGCCGAGGGGCGTCAAGATGAACGCAGTTAACCACCCACACGGTGGTAAGGAGCATCACATTGGCAGGCCAAGCACCATCGCCAGAAGGGCCGCCCCAGGTCAGAAGGTTGGTCATATCGCCGCGAGAAGAACCGGTAGGAGGAAGTGAAGATGGCGAGGAAGAAAGAGTTTAAGTACAGGGGTTACAGTTTCAATGAACTGCTTAACATGTCACTTGAGGATTTTGCCAAGCTTCTTCCTGCCAGGCAGAGGAGAAGCCTCAAGCGTGGACTTTCACCTGAGCAGAAGAAACTCCTGAGGAAGATACGGCTTGCTAGAAAAGGGAAGTACAAGAAGCCGATAAAAACCCACAGCAGGGACATGGTTATCCTCCCAGAGATGGTCGGCATGACCATACACGTCCACAACGGGAAGGAGTTCGTCGCTCTGGACATCAAAGAGGAAATGATAGGACACTACCTCGGTGAGTTTGCCCTGACCCGGAAGATAGTGCAGCACGGTTCGCCGGGTGTTGGAGCTACAAGGTCCTCAATGTTCGTGGCTATCAAGTGAGGTGGTCTAGATGTCCAAGGGAAGGTTTTCCTATTCATTCCAGAACTTTGATCCTGAGAGAATGGCGCGCGCCAGTGGAAGGGATCTCAGGATGTCCCCAAAGCACACTGTGGAGCTCCTCAGGGAGATCAGGGGCATGATGGTCAACGATGCACTCCGCTACCTCGACGACGTTATAGCGCTCAAGAGACCGGTTCCAATGAAGCGGTTCAACGACAGCCAGGGGCACAAGCCGGGCAGGGGTTTCGGTCCAGGTCGCTATCCGGTCAAGGTCGCCAAAGCCGTCAAGAGGATCCTCCTCAACGCCAAGAACAACGCCGAACAGAAGGGGCTTGATGTTGACAGGCTTAAGGTGATCCACGCAGCAGCCCAGAGGGGCCCAGTGCTCCGCGGCTACATTCCCAAGGCCTATGGAAGGGCCACACCGTTCAACGAACAGACCACCCACGTGGAGATAGTTGTTGAGGAGATTAGGAGGTGAGCCTTTTGGCGATCGAGAGATACTTCATCAGGGAGAACGTTAAGGAGATGCTCATTGACGAGTACCTCGAAAAGGAGCTCAGAAGGGCTGGCTACGGTGGAATCGACATAAAGAAAACTCCCCTTGGTACAAAGGTGACGATATTCGCGGCCAGTCCCGGATATGTTATCGGCAGGGGTGGAAGGAAGATACGGGAGCTTACCCGGCTACTCGAGAGGAAGTTCAACCTTGAGAACCCACAGATCGAGGTCGAGGAGATCAAAAATCCCTACCTCAACGCCAAGGTTCAGGCTGTCAGGCTTGCCCAGGCCCTTGAGAGGGGTATTCACTTCAGGAGGGCTGCCTACTCGGCCATAAGAGCGATCATGAGGAACGGTGCCAGGGGTGTCGAAATCCGTCTGAGCGGAAAACTCACCGGTGAGAGGGCCAAAAGTGTCCGCTTTTATCAGGGTTACCTCGCTAAGGTCGGCAACCCCGCCGAGACCCTCGTCAGTAAGGGCTACGCACAGGCGCGCCTTAAACTCGGCGTCATTGGTGTTAAGGTCTCAATCATGCCGCCCGATGCTAAACTCCCGGACGAAATTGAGGTCATAGAAAAGCCCGTTGAGGAAGAGGTGAGCGGAGAATGAAGCCAAGTGAGATCCGTGAGATGGGCATGGATGAGATCAACGAGAGGCTCAGGGAGCTCCGCCTTGAGCTCGCCAAGGAGAGGGGTGTGCTCACCATGGGGGCATCGACCGAAAACCCCATGGTCATCCGAAACCTCAGGCGCGATATAGCGCGCCTGCTTACCATACGAAAGGAGAAGCTTAAGGAGAAAAGGTGAGGTTCGGTGCCTAGGATTGTTAACCCTCTGGATGAGATGCTCTTTAAGGAGGTCCTGAAGGAACAGCAGAGGATTAGGGTGTACATAGAGAAAGCCCGCTACGGGAAGCTCAAGACCATAATCGAGGGGATCGATGAGAAGGAGTTCGATCTCGATGAGATCGCAAAGAAACTGAAGGCGAAGTTGGCATGCGGTGGAACCGTGAAAAAAGGAAGAATAGAGCTCCAGGGCGATCACAGGGACAGGGTCAGGAAGTTGCTTGGAGAACTTGGATTTTCAGAGGACTTGGTAGAGGTGGAGTGAACCATAAAAGGCTCATCTGGAGCGAGCTCATTGGACTGAAAGCAAAGATTATAAGGGCATCCCATCCAGAGCTGGTTGGCATCGAGGGCTACGTCCTTGATGAGACGAGGAATACCCTCACCCTCGGCGGTGAGCGGGTCTGGGTAATCCCAAAGGACGTGGTGGAACTTGAGTTTGAAGCTGGCAATAAAAGAATCCGGATTGAAGGGAAGAACCTAATAGGAAGGCCTGAGATGAGATTGAAGAAGAGGTGGAGACGATGAGAGAGATTGGATTGAAGATTCAGCCTCCCGCTGAGAAATGTGATGATCCAAACTGCCCGTGGCATGGATATCTAAAGCTCCACGGCAGATACTTTGAGGGAGTTATCGTCAGCGATAAGGGCAAAAAGACCGTCGTGGTTGAAAGGCAGCACTACCACTATCTCAAGAAGTACGAGAGATATGAACTTAGGAGAAGCAGGATACACGCTCACAACCCCGAATGCATAGATGCTAAGGTCGGTGACAGAGTCCTAATAGCTGAGAGCAGACCGATAAGTAAAACCAAGAGTTTCGTGGTAGTTGCCGTGACCAAAAGGGCTGAGGAGGTGTGAAGGATGGCCAAGAAGGGTGCTGGAGCCACAAGGGGAATTAGTCCAGTCAGGCCGACCCGTGCCCTCCCAATAGGCGCTTATCTCAGGGTCGCAGACAACAGCGGCGCCAAGGTCGTTCAGATCATAGGCGTCGTCGGTTACAAAGGTACCAGGAGGAGGCTGGCCAGCGCGGGTGTTGGGGACATGGTTATCGCGGCTGTCAAGAAGGGGCGGCCGGATATCAGGCATCAGGTGGTCAGAGCCGTCGTTGTGAGGCAGAGAAAGGAATACAGAAGGCTCGACGGCATGCGTGTCAAGTTCGAGGACAACGCGGCAGCGATAGTCACCCCTGAGGGTGTCCCCAGAGGAACCGAGATAAGGGGCGCCATAGCGAGGGAGGCCGCCGAGCGCTGGGTCAGGCTCGGCAGCATAGCGAGCATCGTGTTGTGAGGTGAGAATTATGAAGCTTAATACAAAGCAACCGAGAAAGCAGAGGAAGTTCCTTTACAACGCCCCACTGCATCTTAGGGGCAAGTTCATGAGTGCGGCCCTCAGCAGGGATCTGAGGGAAAGGTACAACGTCAGGAACCTCCCTATTAGGTCGGGGGACAAGGTCAGGATCGTCCGGGGCGACTTCAAGGGCAAGGAAGGCAAGGTCATGGATATTGACCTCAAAAGGTACAGGATACACGTTGAGGGGGTTACCCAGAAGAAGGTTGATGGAACCGAGGTGTTCTACCCGGTTCACCCGTCCAACGTCGTTATAATAGACCTCAACCTTGAGGACGAGAAGAGGGAGAAGATAATTAATAGGAGGGCTTGAAAATGGCGAGAAAGGGTGCAAAGAGACACCTTAAGAGGCTTGCTGCCCCAACCCAGTGGTACCTCTCAAGAAAGACCTACAAATGGGCCATCCGTCCGAGGCCGGGTCCCCACAGTATGAAGACCTCGATTCCGCTGCTCTATATAATCAGGGACTATCTCGGCTACGCCAAGACTGCAAGGGAGGCACGGAGGATACTTAACGAAGGCAGGGTCCTGGTTGATGGTATACCAAGGAAGGACTACAAGTTCCCCGTCGGTATAATGGACGTTGTTTCTATCCCTGAGACCGGCGAGCACTACAGAATCCTACCGAACAGAATTGGGAAGCTGATACTTCATCCTATAGCTGATAAGGAAGCCAACGTGAAGCCACTCAGGATAAACAACAAGCGCATGGTTAAGGGGGCCAAGGTTCAGCTAAACCTCCACGATGGAAGCAATCACTTGGTCACCATGAACGATAAGGATAAGTACAGGACGGCCTATACCGTTCTCATGAGGGTTCCCGACAGAGAGGTCATCGAGGTCATCCCGTTCGAGGTAGGGGTCTACGTCTTCGTTACCCAGGGTAAGAACGTCGCCAGGAGAGGCAAGGTCACTGAGGTTAGGAGGTTCCCGATGGGCTGGCCGGACGTTGTCACAATTGAGGACGAGAACGGCGAACTCTTCGACACACTTAAGGAGTACGCCTTCGTCGTTGGAAAAGAGAAGCCGGAGATTTCCCTTCCGTGAGAGAGGTGAGATGAGATGGAAATCAACAGAGAGGCTATCCTTGCAGACTGGGAAGCTCACCCGATGAGGAAGCCCAGGATTGCAAAGGTCACCATAAACATTGGAGTCGGCGAGAGCGGTGAGAGGCTCACCAAGGCTGAGAAGATGCTTGAGGGACTCGTCGGTCAGAAGCCGATAAGGAGACGTGCTAAGCAGACCAACAAAGACTTCGGAATCCGGCGTGGTGAGCCTATAGCGGTCAAGGTCACACTCAGAAAGGAGAAAGCAGAGAAAATGCTCGATAGGCTCCTTGAGGCTGTTGACAGGAAGCTCAAGGCCGGCAACTTCGACGAGCACGGGAACTTCTGCTTTGGGATACAGGAGCACATAAACATACCCGGCGTCGAATACGATCCGGAAATAGGCATCTTCGGTATGGACGTCTGCGTTACCCTCGAGAGGCCAGGATACCGTGTTGCCAAAAGGAAGCGGGGAAGGAAGAAACTTCCGACCAAGCACAAGCTGACTAAGGAGGAGGGTATCGTCTTCGCTGTGGAAGAGCTGAATGCTAAGGTGGAGGGATTGTGAGATGGCGAAGGCTGACTACAACAAGAAGAAGCCGCGCAAGTTCGGTAAGGGTGCGAGAAGGTGCATGCGTTGCGGCCAGTACGGCCCGGTTATCAGGATACACGGCCTTATGCTCTGCAGGCACTGCTTTAGAGAGATAGCCCCCAAGCTGGGCTTTAAGAAGTACGAGTGAGGTGAGAGAAGATGACTTTACTTGATCCACTGGCTAATGCCCTTTCACACATAACGAACAGCGAGAGGGTCGGAAAGAATGAGGTCTACCTCAAGCCAGCCTCCAAACTCATGGGGGAGGTCCTCAGGGTTATGCAGGAGAACGGCTACATAGGCGAATTCGAGTTCATAGACGATGGAAGAGCCGGAATCTACAGGGTACAGCTCATAGGAAAGATCAATAAGACAGGTGCTATAAAACCGCGCTTCCCGGTCAAGGCTACGGAGTACGAGACCTGGGAAAAGAGGTTCCTCCCGGCATTCGAGTTCGGTATCCTCATAGTCTCGACCTCCCAGGGAGTTATGGCCCACAAAGAAGCCATCGAGAAGGGAATCGGCGGTAGGTTGATAGCGTACGTCTACTGAGGTGAGAGGGATGCCGATAGATGCATGGGTAAGAGAAGAGGTTGAGATTCCTGAGGGTGTTGATGTCACCGTTGAGGGAAACGTTGTTAATATCAAGGGGCCAAAGGGTGAACTTCAGAGGGAGTTCAAGTACCCCGGTGTAAAGGTATTCACAGAGGACGGTAAGGTCGTGGTCTTCAAAGAGTTCCCCAGGAGAAAGGACATAGCCATAGCGAGAACCTTTAAGGCCCATATAGCGAACATGCTCAGGGGCGTCACCGAGG
The genomic region above belongs to Thermococcus sp. and contains:
- a CDS encoding 50S ribosomal protein L5, translating into MEINREAILADWEAHPMRKPRIAKVTINIGVGESGERLTKAEKMLEGLVGQKPIRRRAKQTNKDFGIRRGEPIAVKVTLRKEKAEKMLDRLLEAVDRKLKAGNFDEHGNFCFGIQEHINIPGVEYDPEIGIFGMDVCVTLERPGYRVAKRKRGRKKLPTKHKLTKEEGIVFAVEELNAKVEGL
- a CDS encoding 30S ribosomal protein S14 — translated: MAKADYNKKKPRKFGKGARRCMRCGQYGPVIRIHGLMLCRHCFREIAPKLGFKKYE
- a CDS encoding 50S ribosomal protein L14; the protein is MAKKGAGATRGISPVRPTRALPIGAYLRVADNSGAKVVQIIGVVGYKGTRRRLASAGVGDMVIAAVKKGRPDIRHQVVRAVVVRQRKEYRRLDGMRVKFEDNAAAIVTPEGVPRGTEIRGAIAREAAERWVRLGSIASIVL
- a CDS encoding 30S ribosomal protein S8 is translated as MTLLDPLANALSHITNSERVGKNEVYLKPASKLMGEVLRVMQENGYIGEFEFIDDGRAGIYRVQLIGKINKTGAIKPRFPVKATEYETWEKRFLPAFEFGILIVSTSQGVMAHKEAIEKGIGGRLIAYVY
- the rplX gene encoding 50S ribosomal protein L24; amino-acid sequence: MKLNTKQPRKQRKFLYNAPLHLRGKFMSAALSRDLRERYNVRNLPIRSGDKVRIVRGDFKGKEGKVMDIDLKRYRIHVEGVTQKKVDGTEVFYPVHPSNVVIIDLNLEDEKREKIINRRA
- a CDS encoding 30S ribosomal protein S4e produces the protein MARKGAKRHLKRLAAPTQWYLSRKTYKWAIRPRPGPHSMKTSIPLLYIIRDYLGYAKTAREARRILNEGRVLVDGIPRKDYKFPVGIMDVVSIPETGEHYRILPNRIGKLILHPIADKEANVKPLRINNKRMVKGAKVQLNLHDGSNHLVTMNDKDKYRTAYTVLMRVPDREVIEVIPFEVGVYVFVTQGKNVARRGKVTEVRRFPMGWPDVVTIEDENGELFDTLKEYAFVVGKEKPEISLP